A region of the Candidatus Saccharimonadales bacterium genome:
CCGTAACGGCAATTTCTTTGCCAAAATTTCTGGCTAGTTCGACAATTTTGGCATTTTTGTCACGCTTCGTAACACGGCGTAGATTCTTAACGGAATCATCGCTGCTGCCATCATCGACAAATATAAGTTCAAACTTTTGCGGTAGTTTTTTGATAATAGATTTCACCGTCTCGTATAGCGGAGCCACATTTGAGGCCTCGTTATAAATCGGGATAACGATTGAGATCATTTTACTCTCCATCTTTAACTCCTCGCCTTAAACTTGTTAACACATACACTAAAATAAGGCCCAGCGTAAAGGCACTTCCCCAGAACATACTATTTACAATTTCGAATAAATTAGCGTGCCAGATAAGCATTAAACTTACTGTCACGACAATTCCTATTATACCAATAACCGCGACCATTTTCCGACGAAGCGATAAATAATACATCGTAATTAAGTTAATAACAGAGACGATTAGAATAGTTGCCGCTAAAAGCGGAAGAAGCCCCGCATATACGTCGTACGAAGAACCCATCAAAAGCTGAATTAACAGATGTGGAATAGCGACACAAATGACTGTTACGCTACCGCCAACAAGCAGCGTCAGGCCTAAAGATTTCATTAAAAGCTGACGATTTTTTCGTGAGGCTTGTTCGATTTTTACAAGCGGCATAAGTACCTGTGCAATTGGGGTGACAAGGAAAAAAACGATGCGCGCGACGGTCGCAATTCCGGCGTATAAACCAGCCGTATGAGCGTCAAAGTAATATTTTACAACGATTACGTCAATACTCATTAAAAGCGTCACGGAAAATAAACCGACAAACACCGTGCTTGCGTATTTCAGTTCGGGGAGAATCGTCTTGATATCGGGGCGCGTTTTATAGTTCGTGTCATCGGGCCTGGAAAATCCAATTCTAGCCGCCCACCTGGCTGCATACAGGAATGCAATAAACTGAGCGACGACAATACCGCCGACCGCCCCAGTCACCCCCAACCCGAGAACGACAAACCCAGCAGAAAATATAATCTTAACGCCTGCTCCAATTAACTGTGAGATCGATGCGATCCCAAAGCGTTTTTGCCCGCGTGCATACGCGCTACGAAATGTTAATGGAATACTGACTAAAATCGCTAGCGCTAACGCGACAAATGGCGTCATTGACGTAAAGTGAAGTTGCTGACGTAAGAATTCCCCGCCCAAAATACTAAGAAGCAAAATTCCCGCAGCAATATACGATGCTAGTTTCTCTAATTCAAAAATAACCCGGTGCGCTTTCGCTTTATCACTATAATTTGCCGTGATATTAACCGTGATCATACTAAGCACATTTAGAAAGATCGTGAACTGTAAAAAGAGAGAGACGAGTACCTGCACTTCACCAAAAGCCGAAGGCTCCATCAAACGGCCAAGAATAGGATAGTATGCGTAATTTAAGACACCGACCGCAACTGATCCAAAGAAGAATATCGCGTTGTGCTTGAGGAAGCTACTTTGTTTTATCTTGTCAATAAATCCCAAACTTATATGTCCTCCAGCCATCTATTTTCTCATACATTCAAGAAGCATGCTGGATTTTGCACATAGTCTAGGTCTAGTTAAAGCCTATACTAAGAGGTTCTGCGAGCTAGTTCAGATACCATTTAACGTCATCAAAGTACGCGCGAATTCCTGAATTAGCGGTACTAATAACCTGCAGGCTAGCCGAGGATACCGTAGCTGAACTTGGCGTGTAATTGAAACTAACCGTATTCACACCGGGAGTAGCAACTCCAGTTTTGTACTGTCCAGATACCCAACCACCTATGGAGTTGTATTCATCTATATAAAAGCCGACTTCGTTGTTTGTTCGAGCGGTGATATTTAGATACGAGCTAAGGCTGTAGGTTTTAGCTGGAGTAACCGCAACCTTTGGTGAGAACAGGTGTTTATTAGCGGCTATGGCGACTAGCGAAACAGAGTTAACGGGATTTGACGGACTACCGTGATTGCCAGAATCTGCTTTTATATTGAGCATGTCATCAGTCGTCCAACCTGCAGATAGTCCACTGTCAAATGCTCCGTTTGCCATAAGATTAGTTGGCTGCGGGGCAACTGTACCATCTAACGAAAACCATTGTGGGTTGTCAAAGTATGCAGTTATTCCTGAGTTACCAGTTGCGATAACCTGCAAGCTAGCTTTACCGACTGCTTGAGTACTTGGCTTGTAGGTGAAGTTCATATTTTCTACGAATGGACTGCGTTCTGCAACTTTATATTGTCCCGAGATCCAATTGCCATTTGCATCATATTCATCAATATAGAAAGCAAATTCACCGCTCGATACGGATACTAGATTGACAAAGTTCTTAAGCATGTAAGTCGTAGACGGGTTAACGGTAACTTTTGGCGAGAACAAGTGAGCATTCGTGGCTCCTGAAACAAACTTTATAGAGTTTGTTGGATCTGGGTAGCTACCGTTACCTGCATTGTTGACCGTGACCGCTGTCGGAGCATCGGTCGTCCAGCCACCGGAAATGCCACTATTGAATGAA
Encoded here:
- a CDS encoding oligosaccharide flippase family protein; its protein translation is MAGGHISLGFIDKIKQSSFLKHNAIFFFGSVAVGVLNYAYYPILGRLMEPSAFGEVQVLVSLFLQFTIFLNVLSMITVNITANYSDKAKAHRVIFELEKLASYIAAGILLLSILGGEFLRQQLHFTSMTPFVALALAILVSIPLTFRSAYARGQKRFGIASISQLIGAGVKIIFSAGFVVLGLGVTGAVGGIVVAQFIAFLYAARWAARIGFSRPDDTNYKTRPDIKTILPELKYASTVFVGLFSVTLLMSIDVIVVKYYFDAHTAGLYAGIATVARIVFFLVTPIAQVLMPLVKIEQASRKNRQLLMKSLGLTLLVGGSVTVICVAIPHLLIQLLMGSSYDVYAGLLPLLAATILIVSVINLITMYYLSLRRKMVAVIGIIGIVVTVSLMLIWHANLFEIVNSMFWGSAFTLGLILVYVLTSLRRGVKDGE
- a CDS encoding polysaccharide deacetylase family protein; translation: HANTSATYMDWAQVTALQNSYGWEIGGHTATHPYLATSDASDGQPNVLTPAQVAQELTQSKADLTSHGLNVTDFASPYGDYNNATLAQIAKYYATHRGFADINNNTWPYNDLLLNNFPVQAGVTVAQVQAKIDQAIANKTWLVLTFHDIKINPSTNPDDYEYGTTQLGQIAAYVKAKQDAGLLKSTNVNQGSVTSDTNLLPNSSFNSGISGGWTTDAPTAVTVNNAGNGSYPDPTNSIKFVSGATNAHLFSPKVTVNPSTTYMLKNFVNLVSVSSGEFAFYIDEYDANGNWISGQYKVAERSPFVENMNFTYKPSTQAVGKASLQVIATGNSGITAYFDNPQWFSLDGTVAPQPTNLMANGAFDSGLSAGWTTDDMLNIKADSGNHGSPSNPVNSVSLVAIAANKHLFSPKVAVTPAKTYSLSSYLNITARTNNEVGFYIDEYNSIGGWVSGQYKTGVATPGVNTVSFNYTPSSATVSSASLQVISTANSGIRAYFDDVKWYLN